The nucleotide window ATCTGCTGGGTGAGCTCGGGGATGCTGAGGGCGCGGTACTGCTGCGACCCGCGGGAGGTCAGCGGGGTGAAGCCTACCATGAAGAAGTGGAGGCGGGGGAAGGGGATGAGGTTGACGGCCAGCTTTCGGAGGTCGGAATTGAGTTGCCCCGGGAAGCGCAGGCAGCACGTCACGCCactcatggtggtggagatgaggtGGTTCAGATCCCCAACTGTATTTATCATATAGAACTCATAAGAGAGATGAATTGATCTGCCCTATCCAATCAATATCCTCCGTTAGATCCAAAACTTAATCTAATCATGCGTGTTAAGTATTTTAGGAATACTACTTAAGGAAacacaaaaaataatatattttttttataaaatatattttatatatctatCTCTAAATTTTAACGAAGAACAACATGTGAATAAATACTTTGATAGATTGTTTGCTTCTCTATTGGATTTGAGATTAGAGTAGCAAAAATATGTGAGAAACTCATTGAAATTTATATGATAAAatgcgcaaaaaaaaaaaatgttttaattGAAGTTAGTTCGAGGGATAAGAAGTATTAAATTATATTAATCTTATATTTAATATGTTCTTTGATTGATTGTTTGTCTATGGGATTTCTATTTTGGTTTTCAGATTATCGATTCCCCAACAGTATTTAGGTTTAAGTTAACGTGTCATTCACatatgatgatgaggaggaggaagaaggcagagAAGAACAGCACTCACAGCTGGGGTTGGTGAGCTTGAGGGTCCTGAAGCAGATGTCGTAGAGCGCCTCGTTGTCCAGCACCATGCACTCGTCGGCGTTCTCCACCAGCTGGTGCACCGACAGCGTCGCGTTGTACGGCTCCACGACCGTGTCCGACACCTTGGGCGAAGGGAACACCGAGAACGTCATCATCATCCGATCCGGGTACTCCTCCCTGATCTTGGAGATCAGCAGCGTCCCCATGCCCGACCCCGTCCCCCCGCCCAGCGAGTGGCAGATCTGAAACCCTGTTCGCCACCACGCGCGAGTGCAAGCAGCAGATTAGCTAGTCTCACGCGGAACAAACGAAAGAGACGATCGAGCTAGCATTGCGCGCAGACCTTGGAGGAGGTCGCAGTTCTCAGCCTCTTTGCGGACCACGTCGAGGACGGCGTCGATGAGCTCAGCGCCCTCGGTATAGTGGCCCTTGGCCCAGTTGTTGCCGGCACCGTTCTGACCGAAGACGAAGTTGTCGGGGCGGAACAGCTTGCCGTAGGGGCCGGTGCGCACCGCGTCCATGGTCCCCGGCTCCAGGTCCATGAGCACCGCCCGCGGCACGTACCGGCCACCGCTGGCCTCGTTGTAGTAGACGTCAACGCGCTCCAGCTGGAGCCGGGAGTCACCGACGTAGTCGCCCTTGGCGTCGATGCCGTGCTCGTCCGACACCACCTCCCAGAACTTGGCCCCGATCTGGTTGCCGCATTGGCCGGCCTGGATGTGCAGGATCTCCCTCATGGCTGATCTTAATACAACAACGTAGGATCGAGCTACTCAGAACTCGACCTCGTTGTCTGTGGTGCCTCCAAGCTTGCACGACCGACAAGAGCGAGACTGATCTATATATACGTCTAATATATGAGAAGAGATTAATACTGGAGaagagaaaagagagggaaaCGGAAGGCAGGGAGAAAACTACGGGCAGAGAGAGACGAGGAAAGCTTGCAAGAATCCTTGAAATAGCTATGGGCTTATATATTAAAgacatatagagagagagagagagagttattggAGGTAAAGAATGAACGAGTTAATTAAGAGGTTGGATTGATGGATGATTTATGGGaaataaaaaggacaaagaaAATAAAGTATAAGGCACTGATTGGCATGAGGACATGTTCAATGATGCGGGCTAGCCAACAATGCTGATGGTTGAGGTGAGTTGGAAAAGGAAGGAGACAAGGAAGCCTACATGGGTTGTCGGATCCTCTCATTGCCAAGTCGGTCACCATTCTATTACTGGATTcccatctcatatcattgagattTATGTGACAACAACTGCACCGATCTACCATGGCTGCATAATGATTCTTGCTAGTTTAACCAACCATCTTGATCATGAACCATATGCTACCTAAAATAATTTACATTTTACATAAGCAACTTCATACATGCTATGCAATTAGTATGCTCTCAATCTTCAAACTTGTTAGATGTTTATGAACTccaaatatatgataaataaaatatgcAAAGCTTATATAGACTAATATGAATGCCATCATGATGCCTCCAACAACTAGCCATGTGAATGAAGAAGAAACAGGAAGGGTGAGTGTGTCGAGTTTGAAATAATATTATCTTAAGGCAATACAATAAAGAAATCTGGTGATCATTATTTTCTACTTTTTGGGAACAAATTTCTTGCCAAGTTGGTAAATAATATGCTTGATTCTCCACCACATGCCCAATCCTTTCTTAATCGATTCTTTTTGAAGTGTTCGATCGGATCAATTTGGAATCTATGGTTGGAAATGATGTCTGGATATGAATTTTCATGataaggaaaagaaaaggaaaagtaaAAGAAGGAAGGTCATTTTGACTTTATCCTTCAATGATTTGAGAAGTATAAGGATTAATATTTATCCCACAAttaatgattttctttttttctttttctttcattttcttattattttaaaaGACTCTTACGAAAAGAAGAACAAAAGGGTAATTCAACTGATCACAAAGAAATAAGATATCATGGCatacaatgatatatatatatattatgaatgaaaaattataattctatttACACATTGTAATTGAAACTTATACTTGTATTCTAATTGTGAAGATCTCAAAACTCCTTTTTAAGTGATAATCTCATCAAAGTAGATGGTGTTATAAGAGGACATGTTCTATTAACAGAGGTATGACAATGCCTCCAATTTGAAGTTTTAGTAATCAAAGATGATTTctttgagaaattttttttattaatgtatataattttttttttctcaaaaagatcttttttaattattaatatatatatatatattgtttattTTGGATATTTGAAAATATGTAAGCCCTGGAAAAAGCCAAAATGGGTATGTAGTGTTATCATCGAAGAAGCCAATGAATGAGATATAATATATGGCTACTCAATTGCCACAAATACACTTGTGGACCAAACTATTTTAGGCAAGAAATTGTCATTAAGAGTACATAAATATGACAATTATTGCACCATTTCTTTCATTGTCCGACGAGTGGAACGTTGTCTTTTATACGAACCTGCATGTTTCATGTGTTTTTTTGTCTCATCCTAATTTCTACATGCTTTTTAGTGGCGTCATTACTGGTGGTGACAATGAAATGATCCAGGGCGTGAAGAATCAGTTCCAAGCATACTCCAAGTTTTAAAACGTGAGGAAATTTCTCTGCCCAGCATTCATGAACGGATGATAACACTTGAAGATACAAATTTCTCTGCCACGGATTCATGACCAACGGATGATGACACCTCGAAGATACAGACAGCTTCCCATTTGCAACAAGGAAAACAAGGAAGTAATTCATGAGAATAATGAATTCATTCATTTGCCTTGACGAAAGTTCGATAGAATTCGTatacttttattttatttgttgttCAGTAGTTCCTTGGTTCCTGAtagcatataagatttttttaattatataagaaaattttTTTACTTCGTAAAATTCTCGAAATCCCCacttctaatatgtataaataggagaggggtatgttaatgcattcaagcttctTTAATAATTCTTTTTGTCTTCTATCTTTTCCAACATGGTATCAAAGTAGGTGAGACGAGCAAGGCTCCACGGTCATCGAAGTCTGCCATTCACCATATCCCTTGCCTCTATAGAGTAGAGAACGGGGGAACTCATTCCCGTCGGACTCACTTCCTCGTCGGACTCCCCTCTTCATCCATTGTACGGTCGTCTGCTGTATGGCCATTCGTTGTACGGTGCGTGACGCATTCGCTGCTACCCCAGTCGTTGCTGTGACCACACCCGACATCGCCATCCTGTTTTGGTGTGGCCGATTGCTCGCCCTCGGTAGTGGATCCCTCTCCAACCCCTACccgctccttccctcttctcctctcTACGACCTTCTTCTTCATCGGCACTGCCTGCATCGACCCCAGGCTCGAGTTGTCCATCGTCGTAGCATCGTCTTCATCGGGTTGTGATCTGCATCAATCGCAGCTCGTTGCCTCCATGTCAACTATTGATCCTCAGCTCCTGTTAAGAGCTAATCGTTGTAGATTTCTCTAACAAATCATTACAGATTTCTCCACCATATCGCTACAGATTCCTcctgctgcagcttcctcctctactgcagcatcgttgcaacttcctcctctactatagcATCATTGCAGGTTCCTCCTTTGTTGTAGCTTCCGCTACAGTTTCCTCCTCTGCTACAACTACCTCCTCTACTGCACCTCTGCTGTAGCTTTCTTCTCTACTGTAGCATCGCTGCAACTTCTTCCTCTACTGCAGCTTTCTTCTCTACTACGacttcctcctctgttgtagcATTGTTGTAGCTTTCTCTTCTGCTACAACAGCCGCCGTCATCACAACCGTAGCAACACAGCAACCGCAGCAGCAgcaacgatctgctcttgccctactcacgaagtttCTCGCTAGTAAACTGTTTGctatgcatcgatccaagattggtatcctttaataggagcaccatcttgtgggggtatgataagattttcctaactatacaaGGAAATCTttttactctgttgagggaaatcctctattctgttgagggaaatcttcccttgtaatatgtataaatatgagagggatatgttaatgcattcaagcttcttcaataattctttttgTCTTCTATCTTTTCCAACACAACCTCCGATCCAAGGAAGGATTTCATGAGCTAAAAAATGATGGACATCTTCCCATTTGCTGGAGTTTTATTTGGGTAGGCTAGAATCTCCAACTGCGGTGCCCATCCACGAACCACCATCCTCGTTCCTTCCACCTCATGTTCCAACTCCAGCGGCAGCTTCTTCCATAGGGAGTTCCCATTATCCTTCGCGGAGAAGATGTCTGTCCTGTCGGCATCTTTGAGCACCTAGATGACGCGCTGCCCGCTGTGCAACAGTCCGCTCGCCAGCTCCTTCACCTGCTCGTCGGACATCGTCGTTATCGTCCCAAATGAGACGTAAACGACCGACCCCGACGCTTGCTTGTCTAGCCAGTCCAAGCACTCGTATGGCTGTCGAAGGTTGCCTCCGATGAGGAGGAGTGCCATCGGACTTAGGGGCCCGATAGTGAAAAGCTTCCTGTCATGGTGCTCGGGTTCCTGAGCGAAAAGGTCGATGAACTCGCCTTCGATCGGTCGGCATGTTTTGACTAGAGTGCCAGCGCCGATGGTGGCCTCGGCGACACCGGTCCATTTTTGCGAGCGTATGTCTCttgggataaaaaattattggtaAACCTGATCATGGCCTCACATGGTAAACCGAGATCGTTGATTAGATGATGGTGGCATCCCGGTGCCTATGTCGAGGTAGAAGCATCCGCCTACAAGAAAGGAGGTGGTTGTCGTTCTTGTCTGAAGGCATTAATTGCAGGCAATGGTGCTTCCTCACTAGGGCATTCAAGGTCCATAGGCGGGTATTTTTATGACATTCGGGTTCTCCTTCTAGTATGAAATATTATTACTTGGATATCATTGATCAGAGGGTCAGCACGATCCAGTTCAATCCCGAAAGTGCCGACCCACCCTAGAAGCCCAAACAGATATCTAGGGTGCAATTCAGGGATGACACTAGGGTAGcaagttgttgggaaatcatggggggcgacatcatatgcgcaccggaagaacaagaaaacaaaaatccccgattcccaaaaagatgttcgtcgtcgtgcgaagattggtgcgcaaaaaatccgcaaaacacaaaactgcgtatagagattgtgttacctagggagatcgtatatccctatttccttgcagatccttaggagagggtaaaggaggtcaagcgtcctcctctctagcggtgatccacacagcagggttgcgatgacgctcctcaaaactccaggcttactctgaggtggagagggagaggagaataggaagggcaagcaaagactctagcttgtgaggctgtgaatccctcctatttatagaaatcccgtgtcaaaccctaatgggtccttccctagtgggtattggatctgcatccaataagacaagggctccgtcggatatctcacatccgaacctctactcatcgcaatgcctaccatatgtgtgtgaccctctaggcccaatatcgagctggccgtgagtcatacctatcagaactccttctaactcagtgaattattatctctgtaataattcactcgactcatcgactacggacgtactaggccactacgccgtagtccccagacgatacaggggaatccaatccattggacctatttgtcctcagttaccatgtacctatagtcccttatccatctaatatcccggagaccgtatatcgagcatggtgctgtcaaacccatacggtttctactcaagtctcgctctaatcggattctcccagagaactctttctctctcaacccgaatgaccctggccagggatttgtctgagcaagaacacatgagatattcctctcatgacgccgagagtggatgatcctctatcgacactcaatagccctcgtaaggtcgactaccactcccaatgactagctgtactagatctgggacagccaaacctataagtctggtatcaaagagtggagcactcatacaggacatccttggtgtctcaagtctaaggaccagatacaccactaggactacggaatc belongs to Musa acuminata AAA Group cultivar baxijiao chromosome BXJ3-5, Cavendish_Baxijiao_AAA, whole genome shotgun sequence and includes:
- the LOC135638145 gene encoding tubulin beta-7 chain-like is translated as MREILHIQAGQCGNQIGAKFWEVVSDEHGIDAKGDYVGDSRLQLERVDVYYNEASGGRYVPRAVLMDLEPGTMDAVRTGPYGKLFRPDNFVFGQNGAGNNWAKGHYTEGAELIDAVLDVVRKEAENCDLLQGFQICHSLGGGTGSGMGTLLISKIREEYPDRMMMTFSVFPSPKVSDTVVEPYNATLSVHQLVENADECMVLDNEALYDICFRTLKLTNPSFGDLNHLISTTMSGVTCCLRFPGQLNSDLRKLAVNLIPFPRLHFFMVGFTPLTSRGSQQYRALSIPELTQQMWDAKNMMCAADPRHGRYLTASAMFRGKMSTKEVDEQMISVQNKNSSYFVEWIPNNVKSSVCDIPPTGLAMSATFMGNSTSIQEMFRRVSEQFTVMFRRKAFLHWYTGEGMDEMEFTEAESNMNDLVSEYQQYQDAVVDEDDDEYGDQEAE